The Pirellulimonas nuda genome includes a region encoding these proteins:
- a CDS encoding preprotein translocase subunit SecA: protein MSTIPTGPSRRFQALTAGPVRRRLAQWSGCVPAIVARGPALQKLSDYDLRKESLSLRYRARSGEPLDKLLVEAFALVRESGRRTLNMQHFEVQLLGGAAAHHGSIIEMQTGEGKTLTATLPMYLAALAGKGAHLSTVNDYLAKRDADWMRPLYEALGMTVGVIQDKMPQPEKGKAYASDVTYGTANQMGFDFLRDRLLKRSIEEGARDLFGEMLGSGAQASEKPVQRDLHFMLVDEADSILIDEARTPLIISAAPGEDEEVAAEAYRWAAEQQARFEENEHYDYDHKDKRVDLKLAGRRLVRETPKVGALDKLPLSTIYEYIERAIKVAREMQLDRHYVVRDGEIVIVDEFTGRLAEGRKWRAGIHQAIEAKEGVEVTFETNQAARITIQDLFLRYHRLAGMTGTASSSARELSKIYQVWVTPIPTNRPPIRKKLPTLVFGDAQQKWEAIADDVAQVHATGRPVLVGTRSIDKSEHLSKLLEDRGIEHTVLNARHVAREAELVAQAGQLGRVMVATNMAGRGTDIKLAPDVKELGGLHVVCSELHESQRIDRQLIGRCGRQGDPGTYRQFLAMDDEILLMGFGPKRATRLEEAGKAHQGPGAGSEALFYAAQHKVERRHFRDRKIMLYQDKERQKMQRQMSQDPFLDTAG from the coding sequence GTGTCTACCATCCCCACCGGCCCATCTCGTCGCTTCCAAGCGCTCACGGCAGGACCGGTGCGGAGGCGGCTGGCCCAATGGTCGGGGTGCGTGCCGGCGATCGTCGCCCGCGGCCCGGCGCTCCAGAAGCTCTCGGACTACGACCTGCGCAAGGAGAGCCTTTCGCTCCGGTACCGCGCCCGCAGCGGCGAACCGCTCGACAAGCTTCTGGTCGAAGCGTTCGCGCTGGTGCGAGAATCGGGCCGCCGGACGCTGAACATGCAGCACTTTGAGGTGCAACTCTTGGGAGGCGCCGCTGCGCACCACGGGTCGATCATCGAGATGCAGACGGGCGAGGGGAAAACCCTTACCGCCACGCTCCCGATGTACCTAGCGGCCCTGGCCGGCAAAGGCGCTCACCTCTCAACGGTCAACGACTACCTGGCCAAACGCGATGCGGACTGGATGCGGCCTTTGTACGAGGCGCTAGGAATGACCGTTGGCGTCATCCAGGACAAGATGCCTCAGCCCGAAAAGGGCAAGGCGTACGCCTCCGACGTCACCTACGGCACCGCCAACCAGATGGGCTTCGACTTCCTCCGCGACCGGCTGCTCAAACGCAGCATCGAGGAGGGCGCCCGCGACCTGTTCGGCGAGATGCTCGGCTCCGGCGCTCAAGCGAGCGAAAAGCCGGTGCAGCGCGACCTGCACTTCATGCTGGTGGACGAGGCGGACAGCATCTTGATCGACGAGGCCCGCACGCCGCTGATCATCAGCGCAGCGCCCGGCGAAGACGAGGAGGTGGCCGCCGAGGCGTACCGCTGGGCGGCCGAACAGCAGGCGCGCTTCGAGGAAAACGAGCACTACGACTACGACCACAAGGACAAGCGGGTCGACCTGAAGCTGGCCGGCAGGCGGCTGGTGCGCGAAACGCCCAAGGTGGGCGCACTCGACAAGCTCCCCTTGTCGACGATCTACGAGTACATCGAGCGTGCGATCAAGGTCGCCCGCGAGATGCAGCTAGACCGGCACTACGTGGTCCGCGACGGCGAGATCGTGATCGTCGACGAGTTCACGGGCCGGTTGGCCGAGGGGCGGAAATGGCGCGCCGGCATCCACCAAGCGATCGAGGCCAAGGAAGGGGTCGAGGTGACCTTTGAGACCAACCAGGCGGCCAGGATCACCATCCAGGACCTGTTCCTCAGGTACCACCGCTTGGCCGGCATGACCGGCACCGCCAGCAGCAGCGCTCGGGAACTATCAAAAATCTATCAGGTGTGGGTGACCCCCATCCCCACGAACCGCCCTCCGATCCGCAAGAAGCTCCCTACGCTGGTGTTTGGCGACGCCCAGCAGAAGTGGGAGGCGATCGCTGACGACGTCGCCCAAGTTCACGCTACCGGCCGTCCGGTGTTGGTAGGGACGCGGAGCATCGACAAGAGCGAGCACCTGTCGAAGCTGCTGGAGGACCGCGGCATTGAACACACCGTGCTCAACGCCCGGCACGTCGCCCGCGAGGCAGAGCTGGTGGCCCAGGCCGGGCAGCTCGGGCGGGTGATGGTCGCCACCAACATGGCGGGACGCGGCACCGACATCAAGCTCGCCCCAGACGTCAAGGAACTCGGGGGCCTGCACGTCGTCTGCTCTGAGCTGCACGAGAGCCAGCGGATCGATCGTCAGCTCATCGGCCGCTGCGGTCGACAGGGCGACCCTGGCACCTACCGCCAGTTCCTGGCCATGGACGACGAGATCCTGCTCATGGGTTTCGGCCCGAAACGCGCGACGCGTCTCGAGGAGGCCGGAAAGGCCCACCAAGGGCCCGGTGCGGGCTCCGAGGCGCTCTTCTACGCCGCCCAGCACAAGGTGGAACGACGACACTTCCGCGACCGAAAAATCATGCTCTACCAAGACAAAGAGCGGCAGAAAATGCAGCGGCAAATGAGCCAGGATCCGTTCCTCGACACGGCCGGTTAG
- a CDS encoding class I SAM-dependent rRNA methyltransferase, which yields MPSPAQVYVKRGRVKPFFGRHPWVLDTAVERVEGGPSDGDAVDLLTHEGGWIARGVYNAQSRIRVRLWTWQEDQPIDDALLRARIATAIEMRQQIGYDAAAGAARVVYSEADGLSGLVVDRFADRLVVQVGSLAIAQRLEPILEELAIRLAPRGILVRPDRSTADSEGISLEPEWRRGEPPTEPVAVVENGLTYRIDLAAGQKTGFYLDQRENRRCAAAFARGRRVLDLFCYTGGFALNAARAGAAEVVGIDSSAPAIAAAQTAAAENGLANARFELGDGLPTLDSLAARGERFGMVVLDPPKFAKSRKQVPHALKAYAHINRRGLELLEPGGILVTCSCSGSVSREDLRHVLSAASCQAGRPVQILEERGASPDHPVIATCLETDYLKCFVCRVA from the coding sequence ATGCCCTCCCCCGCCCAAGTCTATGTCAAACGCGGCCGGGTGAAGCCCTTCTTCGGGCGGCACCCTTGGGTGCTCGACACCGCGGTCGAGCGGGTCGAGGGGGGACCTTCCGACGGCGACGCGGTCGACTTGCTCACCCACGAGGGCGGCTGGATCGCCCGTGGCGTGTACAACGCCCAGAGCCGTATCCGTGTGCGGCTGTGGACATGGCAAGAAGACCAGCCGATCGACGACGCGTTGCTGCGGGCCCGCATCGCTACGGCCATCGAGATGCGGCAGCAGATCGGCTACGACGCCGCCGCCGGCGCCGCACGCGTGGTGTACAGCGAAGCCGACGGCCTCAGCGGCCTGGTGGTCGATCGGTTCGCCGACCGGCTGGTGGTGCAGGTGGGGTCGCTTGCCATCGCGCAGCGGCTCGAACCGATCCTTGAGGAGTTGGCTATTCGACTGGCGCCGCGCGGCATCTTGGTCCGCCCCGACCGCTCGACCGCCGACAGTGAGGGCATTTCTTTGGAGCCCGAGTGGCGTCGCGGCGAGCCGCCAACGGAGCCGGTCGCCGTCGTCGAGAACGGACTGACCTACCGCATCGACTTGGCGGCGGGCCAGAAGACCGGCTTTTATCTGGACCAACGAGAGAACCGCCGGTGCGCCGCTGCGTTCGCCCGGGGGCGCCGGGTGCTCGACCTGTTCTGCTACACCGGCGGGTTCGCGTTGAACGCCGCGCGGGCAGGCGCCGCGGAGGTCGTGGGGATCGACAGCAGCGCTCCGGCAATCGCCGCGGCCCAGACAGCCGCCGCGGAAAACGGGCTGGCCAACGCCCGCTTCGAGCTGGGCGATGGACTCCCAACGCTTGACAGCCTTGCCGCTCGGGGGGAGCGGTTCGGCATGGTGGTGCTCGACCCGCCAAAGTTCGCGAAGAGCCGAAAGCAAGTTCCTCACGCACTCAAGGCCTACGCGCACATCAATCGGCGCGGGCTGGAACTGCTTGAGCCCGGAGGGATCCTGGTCACGTGCAGTTGCTCGGGGAGCGTGAGTCGCGAAGACCTTCGACACGTGCTCTCCGCCGCGTCGTGCCAAGCGGGCCGGCCGGTGCAGATCTTGGAGGAACGGGGCGCATCGCCCGACCATCCGGTAATCGCTACGTGCTTAGAAACAGACTATCTGAAGTGTTTTGTGTGCCGCGTGGCCTAG